From Qipengyuania psychrotolerans:
TCACTTCCAGCGGCACCACGCTCGACCGGTTCTGCGGCGGCGGCATCACATCGGTTGCACTTGCCGCGGCCCAGGTCATGAGCGGCATGGAAGACTGCGTTGTCGCAGGCGGCACCGAAATGATGAGCCTCACCGCGCAAATGTCGAAGGACAAGATGGCAGCGGGCCTCAAGCCGCCAATGATGGGTAGCTATAACGAGCGCTTGATGCGCACCCACCCGCAAAGCCACCAAGGCGTATGCGGTGATGCCATCGCCACGATGGAAGGCTTCACGCGCGAAGAGCTGGATGAAGTCGGCTACCGCAGCCAGCAGCGCGCGGCGGAGGCGATGGCGGAAGGCCGGTTCGATAAATCGGTAGTCCCGGTGGTGGATGACGACGGCAATGTCGTGCTGGACAAGGATGAATATCCGCGCCCCCAGACCACTCGCGAAGGGCTTGCCGAGCTAGAGCCGGCATTCGCCAAGATCGCGAATGTCCCGCTCGACAAGAACGGCACGACCTTTGCCGGACTGGTAAACGCGAAATATCCCGACCTCGAAATCAAGCACTTCCACCATGCGGGCAACAGCTCGGGCGTGGTTGACGGTGCCGCGGCCGTCCTGGTGGCGAGCAAGGAATATGCCCAGAAGCATGGGCTTAAACCTCGTGCACGTATCGTGGCGACCGCCAATATGGGCGATGATCCGACCCTGATGCTGAACGCGCCCGTCCCTGCGGCGAAGAAAGTTCTCTCCAAGGCCGGTCTGTCGAAAGACGACATCGATCTTTATGAAATCAACGAGGCATTCGCGGTGGTTGCAGCCAAGTTCGTGCGCGACCTCGATCTCGATTGGGACAAGGTCAATGTGAACGGCGGCTCTATCGCGCTGGGACACCCCATCGGCGCCACGGGTTCAATCCTGATCGGCACTATGGTCGACGAACTGGAACGTCAGAACAAGCGCTATGGCCTCGTCACGATGTGCGCTGCGGGCGGCATGGCCCCGGCGATCATCATCGAGCGCGTGAGCGATTTCGTCGACTGATTGGTACTGCCAAGCTCAGGCGGGCCGGTCGCCCGCCTGGCTTTCCTCTGCGTCCTTGGCAAATCCCCACGAGACATTCGCCCAGGCGCGCTCGTGGAAATAATACAGTACCATCTTCGTCACCACCTCGCTGATCGCGATAGCGCCAGCCGCCTTCGCGCTGCCGGTGAAGAACCAGCTGAGCGCGAAGGTGTCGATACTGCCGAGAATTCGCCAGCTGACCGCTTTCGCAAACGATCGCGAATGGGCCTCGCGCCCCCGAAAAAGTAGCATCAGTGGTGCCCCGGCGCCCTTACTTGAGCGGCAGGATCTGTTTGATGATGTAATCCGCGGCTTCTTCCGGGCTCATCGCCACGGTATTGACGCGGATTTCCGGCTCTTGCGGCTCTTCATACGGGCTGTCGATGCCGGTGAAGTTCTTCAACTCACCTGCACGAGCCTTTTTGTAGAGGCCTTTCACATCGCGCTGCTCCGCGACTTCGAGCGGAGTATCGACGTGAATTTCGATGAATTCGCCCTCGCCCATCATGTCGCGGACCAGCTTGCGGTCGGCGCGGAACGGCGAAATAAATGCGGTCAGAACGATCAAGCCGGCGTCGGTCATCAACTTGGCCACTTCGCCGATGCGGCGGATATTCTCGATCCGGTCGCTTTCGGTGAAGCCCAGGTCCTTGTTGAGACCGTGACGCACATTGTCCCCGTCGAGGAGGAACGTGTGGCGGTTCATGATCGCCAGTTTCTTTTCCACCTCGTTCGCGATCGTCGACTTGCCCGATCCCGAAAGGCCGGTGAACCACAACACACGGGGACGCTGGTTCTTCATCGCGGCGTGATCGTCACGCGTGATGTCCACCGCCTGCCAATGTACGTTCTGTGCGCGGCGCAGGCTGAAATTCAGCATCCCGGCACCAACGGTGTGATTGGTAATCTTGTCGATCAGGATGAAGCCGCCGAGCGCGCGGTTTTCT
This genomic window contains:
- a CDS encoding acetyl-CoA C-acetyltransferase — protein: MSEAYIIDAVRTPRGIGKQGKGALAAMHPQHLAATALMAIKDRNHLDTSTVDDVIWSVSTQDGMQAGDLGRMAALDAGYDITSSGTTLDRFCGGGITSVALAAAQVMSGMEDCVVAGGTEMMSLTAQMSKDKMAAGLKPPMMGSYNERLMRTHPQSHQGVCGDAIATMEGFTREELDEVGYRSQQRAAEAMAEGRFDKSVVPVVDDDGNVVLDKDEYPRPQTTREGLAELEPAFAKIANVPLDKNGTTFAGLVNAKYPDLEIKHFHHAGNSSGVVDGAAAVLVASKEYAQKHGLKPRARIVATANMGDDPTLMLNAPVPAAKKVLSKAGLSKDDIDLYEINEAFAVVAAKFVRDLDLDWDKVNVNGGSIALGHPIGATGSILIGTMVDELERQNKRYGLVTMCAAGGMAPAIIIERVSDFVD
- a CDS encoding DUF2061 domain-containing protein; protein product: MLLFRGREAHSRSFAKAVSWRILGSIDTFALSWFFTGSAKAAGAIAISEVVTKMVLYYFHERAWANVSWGFAKDAEESQAGDRPA